TTAACCCCATCTTCATTCCAAGCGCTCTCAAGCTCTTCAACCACTTCATTACTTAGAAGCTCTATTCCCAAATCTTTGGCTGTTTGATATGATGACCAAGAccttaaatatatcaaatactCCTCAAACTCCATCTCCTTCTCTGCCGCAAACTCCGTTATCGGCTCCTCCCCATCCACCGCCTCGAATGGGAACTCAATCGTTTTATACTCTTCATCAACCAACCGCCTTGGTGCCTCCCAATAAGGCCCAAAATCTGTTTTGTAGATGCGGCGGAGGACAGTGTCGATACCATTATTGACTTCGGGCAATGAGTAGCACCAGGCCGCAATCACGCCGTGAGGTTTCTTCAAGACCCATCGTACGTTTTGGTAGAAAGATGGGAGGTTGAACCAATGGAGGGCTTGTGCCACAGTGACTAAGTCGACAGACCCCGGTGGTGCCACCATTTTCTCGACTTCCTCGATGGACATTGTCGACGGGGTGTGGTGGTAGTGAACGTTGGGAAGTTTGGTTGCAAACTCAAGCTGTTTTGGGCTCGTGTCAGTGGCGATCACGGTGGTGTAGTGTGCTGCAAGCTGTAGATGGTAGAATCTTTAGCTTTCAAAGTCAGAAAATGctttaatcattcaaaaaaCCAACTTTAATAGTAggaaaaaagtgtttaaaaggGTAAAATTAAACAGATTGAGCAACTTGCGAGATGAAGTAATAGTATATAGGAAGGGAAAAAGTTACAGATTGAGCAGCTTGGCCGGTGCCGGTGCCGACGTCCCAAACGAGGTCGTGGGCGGGAGTTGTGGAAGCAATGTATTCAAACAACTTGGTTGGATAACTGGGTCTTCCTTCTGCATAATTCTTGGCTTGTTTTATGAACAGCTTCGCCattttctctctgtttttctGTGTTTCTTTGAAAATTGCTCTGTTTCTCTCTCTGTTTGTGTGATTGAGTTGTAAGATTGATGAGGCATGGCAACAAATTTATAGGAATTTGAAGGCCAAATCCTGTTGCCTCGCATACACATACAGTACTTAGAAGCAAGTGGaggaattggaattggaattggaattggaattgggAGTTcgtatataataatatgtgtcTTATTCACAAAACACTAGCTGTTCTTATTTGActattttaatactttttcttctttttcttgggGAAGTATCAAATGATGAGCTTTTTACCTAATTTCTTCAACGCctcttcttttaataatttgaatttttgatatttttggatgtggtttgataaccattttccttttctaaaattaagcATATTTCCGctttatttcttccttctttccaTGCTTTTCATTcttagaaaatagaaacaaaaacaagttaataaataaaaatcaacatctttgaatatgaaaataaaaacgcTAATAAAATTGAGTATTGATTGCACGCGTATTgataagaaaagtaaaatgattGGAGGCATTTAGAAAGTATATATCCAAAATTGAGGAATATTATTAAACTTGATAGCTATTTTCATGtataatttaagattaaaaatttagtattaaataagaatttaaaattaggataTATTTGGGAAAATGCGTAAGAGATAATATCTTAGACCTTCACGTGCTTACTTGGGGACAAAGTCAATGTGCAAACAAGTTcatgttcaattttaatttttcgtttcttttctttgttctaCCTCACTTTCTATTGGCCCACGTCcacttttattctttcaaaaagaataatataattaattaaactcattCTGCAATCACTCTCATCAATAGTAATTTCTTCCAATTAAATACTAAttgatcaaaacaaaattttacatgCGATGCTaacaatttttaagaaaaaaatgctCACATATtgagtaaaattttgttatcaaTACGAAACAAAACCCCTAGAAACCCTAGCTACCCCCACTCCTCGTCACCCGTAATCTCCTTTTGGCCATCGTCCAGGTGTAGCCTCGCCCCCAGCCGAAGCCATCTGTCACACCCTCGTCATTGGCCACCATCTTCGTCTAATCTTCGTTTACCTGTAGGTGAAGCCAAACATCATCTCCACAGTTTcaaagagtgagtatacaatttgaagctcacaaatttaatcctcacaatacaataagaagctctcaagaataagatgaaaagaataaaaattggaagttttagagagaataacaatgttggctttttgcttgaggattgtaaagatttaatgatcttgtcttttaaaatttgggaaaagtgaagtatttaaaaagagaggaaagataaattcaaaatcattttgggtcattagatataagtaaaagaaaaatgaatggttgagatttaaacttaattagccgttagacacaatacaaataataatataatataataatatgtcttttcaaaatattttgtttaaaaagaaaccaataaagcaacttaaccatcttttaaaaaacctagccgttagacacaaggaaaaataataatattaaagtcttttttttcaaaaaattcattttctttataaaagctaataaaacataacaaaaagccacatttgttactccttcattgctccaagtggctttctctaattggttcaaattgaatgcttggtcgtCACGTCACCATCTCAGGTATTTTTccgttaagcttcttttagcaatattttcttcatttgaacttcgatttggatgattcaagaggcgttagaatcatttttccaagctctacgatatggtctattcattaataaaattatcaataaaaaaatcagatttgttatcatcaaaacataaattaattgaataattaaaataaattaatttgagattaagggccaaaaagccaacaagaTGGATCGATGCGTGTTTGTATTAACTATAGAGAACTTAATAAGGTGACAGTCAAGAACAGATATTCGTTGCCCAAAATTGATGATTTGTTCGATCAATTGCAGGGAGCCATTATGTTTTCTAAGATTGATTTAAGTTCAGGATATCACCAGTTGAGAATTAGAGACATCGATATTTCTAAGACAGCCTTTTGTTCCGGATATGGCCATTATGAGTTTATTGTGATGTTTTTTGGCTTGATAAATGCTCCTGttgtatttatggatttgatgaacAAGGTGTTTAAGAATTTCTTAGGTACTTTTGTGATAAGTTTTACTGATGACATCTTGGTTTACTCCAAGATAGAGGCTAAATATGAGGAACATTTACATCAGGTGTTAGAGACTCTTCGAGCCAATAGGCTATATGCTAAGTTTTTTCAATGTGAGTTTTGGTTGAAGTAGGTGTCTTTTCTTGGCCATGTAGTATCCAATGAGGGAGTTTCTGTGGACCCAGGGAAGATCAAAGTCGTTACCAGTTTGCCTCGATCTTCTATAGTTAGtgaaattcaaagttttcagGGTTTAGCAGGTTATTACATAAGGTTTGTGGAAGGTTTCTCTCGTATAGCTAGTCCTTTGACTTAGTTGACTAGGAAGGGGACTCCTTTTGTTTGGAGTCCAGAATGTGAGAGAAGCTTCCAGGATTTTAAGTAGAAACTTGTTACTACACCAGTTCTTACAG
This is a stretch of genomic DNA from Cucumis sativus cultivar 9930 chromosome 4, Cucumber_9930_V3, whole genome shotgun sequence. It encodes these proteins:
- the LOC101204466 gene encoding putative methyltransferase DDB_G0268948; translated protein: MAKLFIKQAKNYAEGRPSYPTKLFEYIASTTPAHDLVWDVGTGTGQAAQSLAAHYTTVIATDTSPKQLEFATKLPNVHYHHTPSTMSIEEVEKMVAPPGSVDLVTVAQALHWFNLPSFYQNVRWVLKKPHGVIAAWCYSLPEVNNGIDTVLRRIYKTDFGPYWEAPRRLVDEEYKTIEFPFEAVDGEEPITEFAAEKEMEFEEYLIYLRSWSSYQTAKDLGIELLSNEVVEELESAWNEDGVKGKKVAKFPIHLKIGRVGNNN